Sequence from the bacterium genome:
CCCAAAATGCAATTTTGCTTTTTGAACGACCTCAACTTCCTGCTTTTTTTGCCAACCGCAAAGCTTCCTGCACGGTCAGAACCAGCATGCGTGCCCGATTCGCGAATCGATCGGAACCTCTAGGGTCAAGCTCGATGGCCTTGTGAAAATCGTCTGCTGCTTCGGCAAACTTTCCTTGCCTTAATTGAATCTCTCCGCGGTTCACGAGCGAGCAAAGATCGCCAGGGAAGACTTGGAGAGCGCGAGTGTAATGTGCAATCGCTAAATCAAACGCTTTCTCTTTCTGATAGATGGCTCCCAGATGACCGTGGACATACGGATTTCCTCCATCGAGCACAGCAAGCCCTTCAAAAATCTGTTTGGCCTCTGCCATACGTCCATTCTCGAAAAGAGAATGCCCGCTGAGCA
This genomic interval carries:
- a CDS encoding tetratricopeptide repeat protein, which produces MKEPEFQSQEQAGIGIAEIAGLVLSGHSLFENGRMAEAKQIFEGLAVLDGGNPYVHGHLGAIYQKEKAFDLAIAHYTRALQVFPGDLCSLVNRGEIQLRQGKFAEAADDFHKAIELDPRGSDRFANRARMLVLTVQEALRLAKKAGS